TCTAGTTCTGCTCAGaaaagggttaacattttgttttgactaatgttttctgaacattcaTGTGAAAATAAGATTTAGCGATTTTGCTGTCAGCATTCGTTTAACAATGTCTTACTTTGATAAACAATATTACACTTGAATGCTGAAGAACCTTCTCCTTAAGCCCTTTTACAATGTTTATGTGCATGAAATTATTGAATTATCTATATATGTCTGTAAaaacctattttttttttaggataTGGCAACATTGCCCCCAAGACGTCAGCAGGCCGTTTATTTTGCATCATCTATGGGCTGTTCGGTGTGCCACTGTGTCTCACCTGGATCAGTGAGCTGGGAAAGTTCTTCGGTGGCAGAGCCAAGCACTTGGGCCAATACCTGACCAAGAAAGGGTTTTCACTGGTATGTtgatgatgacatttttttatttctggcaAACATATTTGAACCTCTGTTATAAAATGTTGACCTGAAGTAACcgtttctctttcctttttccagAGAAAGGCTCAGTTTACCTGCACAGCCATTTTTATCCTCTGGGGCGTGCTGGTCCATTTAGTGCTTCCACCTTTTGTGTTCATGTCCCAGGAGGGTTGGACATACATTGAAGGCTTGTACTTCTCTTTTGTCACCTTGACTACAATCGGCTTTGGAGACCTAGTAGCAGGTGAGTTGATACATAGAAAACCTGTAGATAAAAGCAGCTTCCTTCTGATGGCCTTGAACATGTCACATTTATTGAATCAGTCATGTCATCACTTTTAAATCATGCACAGATCTCAAGGGAATTATAGTTTATCTCTTTATTGAACCAGTCAGATTTCAAATTACTCAAAACAAATGTCTTCGCTCTACAGGTGTGGAACCAAATAAAGAATACCCAACTCTGTACCGTTACTTTGTGGAGGTGTGGATCTATCTGGGGTTGGCCTGgctgtctctcttcttcaacTGGAAAGTGCGGATGGTCGTCGAAGCTCACAAGGCGCTGAAGAAACGCCGTAAGCTGCGCAAGCTCTCTCTAGACGAGCTCCGTCACTACAAAGAGTCTCACAAGGCCGCCCTTCGTCTGCCTCCCACTCCCAACGATGTCAACATCTTCAGCTTTCTGTCCAAGAAGCAGGAAGGCTACAACGACCTGATAAAACAGATCGGCAGCAAGAAAAAGGACAGGATTTCTGGCAGTGCCGTTAACGGCATCGATAAAGCCAAAGACATCAACCGCTCCAAGAGTTGCAATGACGCTCCAATGTTTAACACCATCCTCAGTCTGGACCGTTCGCCTCGACAGAAGAGACGCTACAGCTTCAGTGACCGCGTCACCGTTGCCTTTTCAAAGTCCAAGAACTACCTCCTGGGCTCAGACAACGGTTTGCTGCTAACAGAAGATCAGGTGGAGGGCGACCTGGAGCTGGACCAGGACCGAATGTACGAGAACCAACTTGATAAGGAAGTCGATATTGAGAAGCGAGGAGTGGGAGAATGTGGAACGGGTGGTCGAAGGACATGGGACTCAAAAGAGTACCACCCCCTGACGTTCCAAAATGCAAACATTACTTTTATTGACGAGGAAAATTTCCTCACCAataacctggaggaggaggaggatgacgatGTCGGCGATGATGATGGGGATTCCAAAGCAAAACTATCGATCACGACATGTGACGAAAACATTGAAATGACTTCCAAGGAGGAGCACAGCTCTGAATCTGAAGGCTCCGTGTTCACCAGTGACGGTTCGGAACACAGCCACTCGTATGAGACTCTTGTAGAGGAATatgcaaaagaagaaaatacagaCTCTTAAAACTTAAGTCAACACAACGTACTGTTCATCTGTCGTTGACTAGTTTGGCATTGaagtatatacattttaatgtgaGCCATTTGAATGATATCAGATGTCCCATTGCAACTGCAGGGGGTCTGATAATGACACTGCCAAGATCAGATTTCAAATCGATGATTTCTTGAACATTCACGTCATATTGCCTGATTTTTTTAAGTTGAGCTTCCTGTAAACTCTTGAACAACTGATGTCTAACATCTTCATTACCGAACACGACATGAGTATTAACCATCTGCTctatttctgtgttttatacAGTTTGAGAAATGATAGGCTACACATTTTGGTGTAATGTCCAAACCAAGAACTATTGACCACAagtgctatttttttttttttttttactcaatgGCTGATAAGGAATTTTATGTggaaatttatttattttcccgtAGTTTCTTAAATACATATTCACCATATtggtgttttttaatatttattaaaatgaaggACAAAgtagctttttattttaaagagaaaaatcGACATGGGTTTATATGTCTCCCATTGCACAATTCCACCAAAAAAGGACGGTTCAATGTCCACTCCATTACAGATTGTCTTAAAACCTGAGCCAAACATTTGTCCTTGAAGTAAATGTTCTAGAATGGTTAATGTGCCAATtccccttttttccccctttcaaATTTACTTGTATTTAGTGAAGTCCTTGATGacttgttgtgtctgtgattgcTGTTTTTTGACTGTATGGACAGATTTGTGACTGCACTAGAGGTCATCAGTTACGTGAAGGTCACATGTGAGGAAAATTAGAAACTCGTCATTTTATTAAGTTTTATGGTTAAATCTGAACGATTCCACGGGGGAGGTGGTTTAAactgaggttttttttcttccaatcTTGTCGACATACTTTGCACCTGCTGATATATGTCAAATCTGTAGCGTCTAGCTTCTTTTACCCACGGTAGTGCACGATGTCATTGCAATGACAATATTaccactttctctccctctctctcaagCACCCTTTGGTTTCATTGTGTTTGGCGTGTAAACGTTGGCTGGAAGCCCATCGATGGGTGGTCACAAACACAGCTCAGCTCAGGACATGGCCTTGCTACTTGTTTGCCTTCGGGGGGCTCACACTGGCATGTATGACTGAAGTGCCGCCCACGACTGGTTGCCAAGGTTAACTGATCAATGGTCCTTTTACAGACGTTTGTCATAAGACAATGTCAGCAGTATTGGTGCTGTGGATAattgtatttcccttttctgtTTCGGGTGAATGCCTGTACTCTAAACCCACCAAAATCTAACGTCCGTTGCATTTCAGTCTTTTTTTCAGACCCTGCTAACCCACCGCCTTTTACACGTAATAAACTTGCACACAATAACTTTTTAACAGTGTTACTTTGAATAGCAAAATTGGCAGTGAGGCAGTGTCAGACAAGGACACGCCGAATTTTAACCATTTTCCTCATTCATCCCAGATTCAGTTGGAATTTATATTCTAAATATATTCCAATATTTGTAGATTTCTGTAAACACGTGGCACCGCTTTAACTCCTAACTCTGCCTGAAGTCCACTGCATAGCAGAGGACATGCAGTACAATAAAACATCTGTTGAATATACTTTGCAGTGACTCACTGAAGAGGTGTTATCTTTCAAGCTCAGTGTTTTCCTTCGCCTCTCCCttctctttgtctgtttctaTTTTATAATTCTTTATTTTGGTGGTTTCCATTTCCCCCTTCtcatttttcacagttttttctGGGTGTCTCAGTGCTGCATTGGGATGCAGCCACGGTACTTTATCTGGACTGAAAGCATGTCTCTAGATCATTGACTAAGAACAGGTTAGGCTGGTTTAACCCATTGTCCctagttgtgttgttttcttgttaATGTTGCTCCATTGTGCAAAAACTCCACtatagttgtgttttttatgactAAATTATTCATGTTTGTATATTAATTCCAAGCAAAACTATATATTTCATGTAAAATAAACGTTTaataaaacttgtttttgtGATCATTGCATTATACTAATATAATGAGCATGTAATGCATTAAATTTAGTAGATTTGTCAAAGTGTCTTTCCGAAGCTTTGTAAAGAAACCCTGATGTTATAAACTAGATAAAGATCATGATAACAAAGATATCGCATCTGCTTTTAAGTGTTGTCACTGTCAGCATGCTGATGTTAGCATTAAGCGCAAAGAACCAGGAGTTCTGATATTTGAGAGGAGTTTATAAGGCAGCGAGGGAGGGTCTAGATGATGCTCTTGAGTTGTGTTATGGGAAAGTAGGATCAACTATGTATAGAGTTGAACCCTGCGGGACTTAAAGTCAGGATATTGGCCTCTGCTGCATCTGTTTTAGCCATTCTACTGTGAGCGCAGCAACTTTATGGTCAAGCTGGAAAAATACTTTCTTATATTGGAGCAGATCCAGTTTAGTGATACTCCTACTTTATATAATCAAATGTATACAGATAACTTGTGTACTGTGAACTTGAGTATGTAAATGCTCTATATGCTTAAATACGTACTATATTGTAAATAGAATGACTACCTGCAAGCAGAAAAAAGAATGACCGAACAAGGAACAGTATTTCAGAGTTTTCCCCCTATATGCACTAGTTTGatctttattttaataaaaataatatcaaaagttaattCATGCACTTGTTGCACTGTCCAACGTTCTGTTGTTGGATCTACTCGAGtacatttaaaatctttattttgaatttaattgttttttatacttttacatTTGCTTGTACAAGATTTGCGTATTTTAGGTGAATCGAAAAATGCAGGGGGAGATGAATGAAGTTAATATGATGCAttgacaaactttttttttcactttttggtGTAAAATATTCCAGTTCTTGATATCTGACTCTACAGGAGGTTTTATCCATTTCTAGAATATTATTCACAATTTACTTCAAATTGTTGAATGAAGGAAGATTAAAGGTTTTAAGCAGTTCCTCGTTTTCTGTTTCTGAAATATATAATTGAATTGTAAATACACAGGTAGCATAATAACAACTCACCTGCTGGTTTCCTGTAAATATTCTTAACTAAACTCTTATCCTTATTCAGTTTACGTAGTGAATTAACTTGTTTCCCTAGTGACACCTGACATTGCTcattatgcacacacacttgaagGTCAGGCTGTCAGGAAAGTAAACCACACTGGAGCAGgacgcacacacaaacccggatataaaaacaaactgaaaattgcgtgatatatttaaaaacacagtgaacTCCTGCATAATATGTTTCTGAGTATTACGTCAGCAGATGCTCAGTTAATGCCTGGAACGAAGGTAGATTTTGTGTGGAGTCAGTGGAGTCAAGGTGCTGACATTCACTGATCTGCCAAGAAAACACGAGATTTGCATGTGCACTAAAGTCAGTTGTTGTCGCGGATAAAAAATAGATTGCCTCAATGGATTAAGATGAATTGACCTCATAAACACGTTGAAGTGTTTCAGGCGTTCAGGAAGAAATTAACTAAGCAGAGacattttgatattttcttatAATACCTAAATAGCGTTGCTCCCTCTCAGCTCATGTTCAACACTGATTCACAAATTATTAATAGAGAAAGTTTTGACTTCACATTTTGAGCATCAATGTTTGACTGGGATTTGTGGCGTTCCAGGACTTCGCCCTTATAAATGTTCAGTGTTGAGGCCTTAACTGATGATGGTTACTGAAGCAGACTGAAGACTTTGAAAATGTGCTGAGCCTGGTGGAAACCAGAACGTCTCCTGTTTCTGTGGGATTCCAGACGCAACATTAATCAACCCTCATGTCTTCAAGTTCCTCACTCCAAAGTTTGATCTTTTATGTAAAGGAGATTATGAGGCTGCTGTTGTTTAATCTAGCACAGTAAACCCCTTTTATACTGTTTGGGGTATTTTTTTGTATGGATGCCATGATTCATGCTTAAATGTAAATTCCAGTACATCTCTATATTTAGAACCAATTATAAAACAATCAGGGCAAATCATCCACATATTATAAAGAAATCTTGGGTTTATATTTCAAGATTTTGTTAATAAAATTCAATaatctacaacaacaaaaaagttttCACAAGAAAGAATTTATAATAGGCCCACTTTCCATTTAAGCTCATGTCCATATGGACTGTTGTTGTCCCTGGAAGATGATCTAATGTTTCAAGTCAAGAAAGATCAAGGTCACCCGACTTTCCTAGCTTTCTATTTACACATAAGGAAGTAAACAAGTCTATATTTGGCTGCTGTGACTCAGGAGGCAGTGTGGGTCGCCTACCAACTAGGACGGTGGTTTGTAGTTTGGGTATTGTAACGTGCTTTGAGTGGTTGGATTCCTCATCAGCTATGTTTCATGTGTTGCTGGTCTTACCACACAGGGCAACATAAAGTGTGcacttgtttgtctgtgttgatTTCTTCTTAAAAACATGTTCAGAATGAATATTGTACCAGCTCTGTATGCAAGTGTCTCACCTGAGAGTCCCCTTCTCAACATCTTAAATTATTATCTAGGTTAGGAAATCTCAATACAAACCATTGACTGTAAATAGAGATTGACgaaatgatataaaaacatgcTGATtgcccccctggtggctggttgcagtataggtcataaacccgcCTAGAGAGGATGGAACGTTGGACAATTAAAAAAGTCTGGATTGTTTGGTAAGTAAGTTCGGTTTGAATTACttattttattgcatttaaaAACAGGGTCATTAATCAAGATCTACGGCTGCACCTGACCCACATCAGTATGTCATCAgtccaagatggcagcacccgtACCCAAGATATCTTGGCAACATGTTTGTACATTTGGAGGGAGTAgggacacaaaaaaaagaattggtTACCAACTTAAAAGAATCACTCACATTTCCAGCTTCAGTTAAGTTCGTTTTTTCAATATCAAACTTTATTAATCTACGTGTTACCAAGTGAAGTAATTTTTAAGTTGGTTCAACAATTTCTGATtcactttataaacagtctatgttGCAGACTTTGTGATCATGGTTGGGTCACATTTGATTGACAAGAGTTTGGCAACAGAAGTTGTTTACCCACCAACTGCAACCAGATTCTGAGTGAAATAAATTTATATCCTAATTGGTCCATGGGCATATGTATCACGGTAACAAAGGTATATTGactatatagcacttttctgatcttatcaatcaatcacacatattcatacagcaCTACTTGCTGCgccttttcctttttattccaTTCAGACACCGTCAAGGGATATTTTGACGTTTGGTATCTTGTCCAATCACACTTCGGCATGGGGACAGGAGGAGCCGGGTATCAAACCCCCGACCTTTAGGAAATCTTACTGAAATCTTCCAATAAGATCAATCCAAGCCTTTAGGATTCCAAAACTTGGGAACAGCAAAGTATTCTTGGCCTTTTTGGGACTTTTACTGCAGCTCCAGTTGCTTTAGCTTTTGAAAATGACTGCCTTCGGGCACATGACGTTCCTTTGAAAGTTTTAATAAACCATGAAATGTGTCTGAAATAACAGCTTCATTAAAGCTGCGACCACAGAAAGTtggtcaaatgaaaaaaaaaagaagaaatcacaCAACGGCTCCAGTAGACTGTGAACTTTGGAGTCGTCGTAAAGTGCTGCCTATGTGAGGAAGGTTTTATATCTGAGGATTATTTCTATGACTTACAGGAGGTACTGTGTGCCAAGCGTCACGTTGAACACTGGACAAGGTGGCACATAAGACTCGCCCTCTCATAAAAGACACATAACTATATGAATGTCCTTGTTGTCATCAGAATAACTGGGATTTGATAGAGGCCTCGGGACAGTGGAAATGTAGTGTCTCTCTGTGATGAGCATCAAAAGGACGATTCTCAGCCAGTGCTGTCTGCTGGTCGGCTAAAAAGGGAGATACAGTATAGACTTGTTTCATGGGTTTGAATGCCCTTATACACATTTCATAATGACTACATTCAAAAAGAGAATTAGGGAGTTTTACGTCTTCACTTTAACAAttgaaaataacacattttacgACCACTGCAGTGGCAATGATCTGTGTGTAGTTTCAGGGGGATTTTAAGAGCAAGAATAAACAAGGATAAAGAGGTCCGGAGACCTTTCCTCTTTTCAGATAATAGAGCTCCTCAAGATTTTGTTCCTTTTATCCTTCCTGATAGGATCTGGGCACAAAACCACATTTTGCTGTCTTTGGTGCAATATTTCAATGTGTCCTTTTGTGAAATAAACCAGAGCTTCACAGCCTATATTTAtattgtctgtatttatttgatattttagtaTATTTCTAGTTTTAGTTtgcctgatgtttttttttaaaggattttgtgtttttattaatcatTTTGTGCTTCTCTTTCAATTTACCCtgactgtttttttatatatatttataagagCTGAGGAAAGAATTCCAATGTAGCTGCACTGTCTTGTACCTGTGCAAATGGCAATAAACAACTATCAATC
This Limanda limanda chromosome 12, fLimLim1.1, whole genome shotgun sequence DNA region includes the following protein-coding sequences:
- the kcnk5a gene encoding potassium channel subfamily K member 5a, producing the protein MVDKGPLLTSAIIFYLSIGAAIFQVLEEPNWKLATRHYSSQKDKILEEYPCLTKDALDRILEVVSDAAGQGVTITGSKFFNNWNWPNAVIFAATVITTIGYGNIAPKTSAGRLFCIIYGLFGVPLCLTWISELGKFFGGRAKHLGQYLTKKGFSLRKAQFTCTAIFILWGVLVHLVLPPFVFMSQEGWTYIEGLYFSFVTLTTIGFGDLVAGVEPNKEYPTLYRYFVEVWIYLGLAWLSLFFNWKVRMVVEAHKALKKRRKLRKLSLDELRHYKESHKAALRLPPTPNDVNIFSFLSKKQEGYNDLIKQIGSKKKDRISGSAVNGIDKAKDINRSKSCNDAPMFNTILSLDRSPRQKRRYSFSDRVTVAFSKSKNYLLGSDNGLLLTEDQVEGDLELDQDRMYENQLDKEVDIEKRGVGECGTGGRRTWDSKEYHPLTFQNANITFIDEENFLTNNLEEEEDDDVGDDDGDSKAKLSITTCDENIEMTSKEEHSSESEGSVFTSDGSEHSHSYETLVEEYAKEENTDS